A genomic region of Trichothermofontia sichuanensis B231 contains the following coding sequences:
- the ndhO gene encoding NAD(P)H-quinone oxidoreductase subunit O, translating into MADIKKGSLVKAVREKLVNSLEAKASDDRFPSYLFETAGEVMETQGDYALVKFGQVPTPNIWLRIDQLEPFQ; encoded by the coding sequence ATGGCAGATATCAAAAAAGGCAGCCTTGTCAAAGCAGTGCGTGAAAAACTTGTCAACAGTCTCGAAGCTAAGGCGAGTGACGATCGCTTCCCCAGCTATCTGTTTGAAACCGCAGGTGAAGTGATGGAAACCCAGGGTGACTACGCGCTGGTTAAGTTTGGTCAAGTTCCCACCCCTAACATCTGGTTGCGCATTGACCAATTAGAACCCTTTCAGTAG
- the glyA gene encoding serine hydroxymethyltransferase has product MTQTNLDFLATTDPIVAGWIQQELQRQRDHLELIASENFTSPAVMAAQGSVLTNKYAEGLPRKRYYGGCAYIDEIEQIAIDRAKQLFGAAHANVQPHSGAQANLAVFLALLEPGDAILGMDLSHGGHLTHGSPVNVSGKWFKVYQYGVSRDTEQLDFDQIRALAQQHRPKLIICGYSAYPRRIDFAQFRAIADEVGAYLMADIAHIAGLVATGHHPNPIPHCDVVTTTTHKTLRGPRGGLILTRDAELGKKFDKAVFPGSQGGPLEHVIAAKAVAFGEALQPSFKTYSAQVIANAQAMAAQLQQRGLKLVSGGTDNHLMLVNLRSIGLTGKQADQLMSTVNITTNKNTIPFDPESPFVTSGLRLGSPAMTTRGLGTAEFTEIANIIADRLLDPENEAIIQDCRQRVANLCRQFPLYPHLSIPVPAMA; this is encoded by the coding sequence GTGACGCAGACCAACTTAGACTTCTTAGCTACTACCGATCCGATCGTCGCTGGCTGGATTCAGCAGGAACTACAGCGTCAACGGGATCACCTGGAACTCATCGCCAGCGAAAACTTCACCTCGCCAGCCGTGATGGCGGCCCAAGGGTCAGTGCTGACCAATAAATACGCCGAAGGACTGCCCCGTAAACGCTACTACGGTGGCTGTGCCTATATTGACGAGATTGAACAAATTGCCATCGATCGGGCGAAACAACTGTTTGGTGCGGCCCATGCCAACGTCCAGCCCCACTCCGGTGCTCAGGCCAACCTTGCCGTTTTCCTGGCCCTGCTGGAACCGGGCGATGCCATCTTGGGGATGGATCTGTCCCACGGTGGACATTTGACCCACGGCTCCCCCGTCAATGTGTCTGGCAAATGGTTTAAGGTGTATCAATACGGCGTCAGTCGGGATACCGAACAACTGGACTTTGACCAGATCCGCGCCCTAGCCCAGCAGCACCGTCCCAAGCTAATCATCTGTGGCTATTCCGCCTATCCCCGCAGGATCGACTTTGCCCAATTCCGGGCGATCGCCGATGAGGTGGGGGCTTACCTGATGGCCGATATTGCCCACATTGCCGGCCTCGTTGCTACCGGCCACCACCCTAACCCCATCCCCCACTGTGATGTCGTCACCACCACCACCCACAAAACCTTGCGGGGACCCCGGGGTGGGCTAATTCTCACACGGGATGCCGAACTGGGCAAAAAATTCGACAAAGCCGTTTTCCCTGGTAGCCAGGGCGGCCCTCTAGAGCATGTGATCGCGGCCAAAGCCGTCGCCTTTGGGGAAGCTCTCCAGCCCAGTTTTAAAACCTACTCCGCCCAGGTGATTGCCAATGCCCAGGCAATGGCGGCCCAACTGCAACAGCGGGGACTCAAGTTGGTATCGGGGGGGACGGACAATCATTTAATGCTGGTGAACCTGCGATCGATCGGCCTTACGGGCAAGCAAGCCGATCAACTCATGAGCACCGTCAACATCACCACCAACAAGAACACGATTCCCTTCGATCCCGAATCTCCCTTTGTGACCAGTGGTCTGCGGTTGGGGTCCCCCGCCATGACCACCCGTGGCCTGGGTACGGCAGAATTTACCGAAATTGCTAATATTATTGCGGATCGCCTGCTGGATCCAGAGAATGAAGCTATTATACAGGACTGTCGGCAGCGGGTTGCCAACCTCTGTCGTCAATTCCCCCTCTATCCCCATTTGAGTATTCCCGTGCCCGCAATGGCTTAA
- the nblB gene encoding phycobilisome degradation protein NblB — MSITPESVQQLLTSDDFGDRLLGVNQLRQLDAATAFPLTQQALADANARVRYAAASHLAHIGNQDRNLSLQILRQLLKDPEVDVQAAAADALGALKLHEAYEDLKNLYETSSEWLVRFSIVAALGEWGDPRCFDLLVSALESGEELLCTAAIGSLGELGDPRATPVLVPYADSPDWQVRYRVAQALQRLGGPEAQTILNILAQDPVPQVAQAAQTPLA; from the coding sequence ATGAGTATTACCCCTGAATCGGTGCAGCAGTTGCTCACGTCCGATGATTTTGGTGATCGCCTGCTTGGCGTGAACCAATTGCGTCAACTGGATGCCGCAACGGCTTTTCCCCTGACCCAGCAAGCCCTTGCTGATGCCAATGCCAGGGTGCGCTATGCGGCAGCCAGTCATCTGGCCCACATCGGCAATCAAGATCGCAACCTATCTTTACAAATCCTCCGGCAACTGTTGAAGGATCCAGAGGTTGATGTCCAGGCCGCTGCGGCTGATGCCCTAGGCGCGCTCAAGCTCCATGAAGCCTACGAAGACCTAAAAAATCTCTACGAAACCTCCTCTGAGTGGCTGGTACGCTTTAGTATTGTCGCGGCATTGGGGGAATGGGGGGACCCGCGCTGTTTTGATTTGCTCGTCTCAGCCCTAGAATCCGGTGAAGAGCTGTTGTGTACAGCGGCGATCGGCTCGCTGGGTGAATTGGGTGACCCGCGGGCGACGCCTGTCTTGGTGCCCTATGCCGACAGTCCCGATTGGCAGGTGCGCTATCGTGTCGCCCAAGCACTACAGCGCTTAGGGGGTCCCGAAGCGCAAACAATTTTAAATATCCTGGCCCAAGATCCGGTCCCGCAGGTCGCACAAGCGGCCCAAACGCCCCTGGCTTAA
- a CDS encoding pentapeptide repeat-containing protein, producing the protein MTDTPKSPPPSNPPTSAEEMESLVNSPPKPRSHSTSAGESPLPQTAAEPDVLAGMTETDDFQHLSFLHLPRFGVRPAVGQENRLGMLGMSKGDILSGRAASPLNLLVLGSACLVMVVGLGLNIPILGWVGAIGALLAALRILAPSIGRALAKLISPRQWGQVFAVLGLGVALWGLVQLTGLADHWQYQWQTMNWDAVGALGEVFGALGQILIAIVAVYVAWRQYVISKDLTIQQNTITQQQTIDSYFQGISELVLDEEGLLEDWPQERAIAEGRTAAILGSIDAAGKAKIIRFLSRSRLLTPLKRDRRLGRAIFDGVGGYEEDREHGVRVIDLGVMLAKADLSGTDLRWVDLSEANLFRANLSYCDLFKANLSRCILYEANLRGADLKGTQLFYGPVATASPRSRTDPPNYQTGAYTGAVVEGANFSQVQRLSEEQRYYCCAWGGEKTRRTIPGGCEGIPNRLESPQATTS; encoded by the coding sequence ATGACTGATACGCCAAAATCACCCCCGCCCTCCAACCCGCCTACCTCGGCAGAGGAGATGGAGTCTTTGGTGAATTCCCCCCCTAAACCGCGTTCACACAGCACTAGCGCCGGCGAATCGCCCCTCCCTCAGACGGCTGCTGAACCCGATGTTCTCGCAGGGATGACTGAGACGGATGACTTTCAGCACCTGAGTTTCTTGCACCTACCGCGTTTTGGCGTTCGCCCAGCAGTTGGGCAGGAGAATCGCCTAGGGATGCTAGGGATGAGCAAAGGGGACATCCTGTCAGGGAGGGCGGCTTCCCCCCTCAACTTACTGGTTTTGGGTAGCGCCTGTTTGGTGATGGTGGTGGGTCTGGGATTGAATATCCCGATTTTGGGCTGGGTCGGGGCGATCGGGGCTTTACTCGCTGCCTTACGCATTCTGGCCCCTAGCATCGGTCGCGCCCTGGCTAAGCTGATCAGTCCCCGTCAGTGGGGACAAGTGTTTGCCGTACTGGGGTTAGGGGTTGCCCTGTGGGGCTTGGTGCAGCTAACCGGTTTGGCCGATCACTGGCAGTACCAATGGCAAACGATGAATTGGGATGCGGTGGGTGCGCTGGGGGAGGTCTTTGGTGCCTTGGGGCAGATCCTCATCGCGATCGTGGCGGTCTATGTGGCCTGGCGACAGTATGTTATTTCTAAAGATTTAACGATTCAGCAAAATACGATTACCCAACAGCAGACGATCGATAGCTATTTTCAGGGCATTTCTGAACTGGTGTTGGATGAGGAAGGCTTACTCGAAGACTGGCCCCAGGAGCGGGCGATCGCCGAGGGTCGCACTGCCGCTATTTTGGGGAGCATCGATGCCGCCGGGAAGGCCAAAATTATTCGTTTCCTGTCGCGATCGCGGTTGCTAACCCCGTTAAAGCGCGATCGGCGTTTGGGACGGGCCATCTTCGACGGCGTTGGCGGCTACGAAGAAGATCGCGAACACGGCGTGCGGGTGATTGACCTGGGGGTGATGTTAGCGAAGGCTGACCTCAGTGGGACCGATCTGCGGTGGGTGGATCTGAGCGAAGCCAATCTCTTCCGGGCTAACCTCAGCTATTGTGACCTGTTCAAGGCTAATCTGAGCCGCTGTATTCTCTACGAAGCTAATCTGCGCGGCGCTGATCTCAAAGGTACCCAGCTCTTCTATGGACCAGTTGCCACCGCCTCTCCCCGGAGCCGCACCGATCCCCCCAACTATCAAACGGGTGCCTATACCGGCGCAGTGGTCGAAGGGGCCAATTTTTCCCAAGTGCAGCGCTTAAGTGAAGAGCAACGCTATTACTGTTGTGCCTGGGGGGGCGAAAAAACCCGCCGGACGATCCCTGGCGGCTGTGAGGGCATCCCCAACCGTTTGGAATCCCCTCAAGCGACGACCTCATGA
- a CDS encoding competence/damage-inducible protein A, with protein MSAEIICVGTELLLGDILNTNAQFLAQQLAQLGIPHYYQTVVGDNERRLQKVLATACERSRLLIFTGGLGPTPDDLTHATLAKFFDVPLVENPEILEDIRQKYAQRGRELTPGNRKQALIPQGADILTNEIGTAPGIIWQPRPGLTLLTFPGVPSELKPMWNQVAIPYLRSQGWGQEVIYSRVLKYWGIAESALAEKANAYLYLQNPTVAPYANHGEVKLRITARAASEAEAIALIAPVEQQLRQLGGMDYVGADAETLASVVGRFLQEAQETVAVAESCTGGGLGQRITTVPGSSAYFMGGILAYDNAVKTQLLGVDAERLAAEGAVSHVVAQQMAQGVQSLLQTTWGLSITGIAGPGGGTASKPVGLVYVGLAGPEGSIQSFEYQLGAQRDRDWIRNLSVNHALDRLRRSLLLRRQIGAS; from the coding sequence ATGAGTGCTGAAATTATTTGTGTCGGCACGGAACTCCTCCTCGGCGACATCCTGAACACTAATGCCCAGTTCCTGGCCCAACAGCTTGCCCAGTTGGGGATTCCCCATTACTACCAGACGGTGGTCGGTGACAATGAGCGACGGCTGCAAAAGGTCCTCGCAACTGCCTGTGAGCGATCGCGCCTTTTGATCTTCACCGGTGGGCTGGGACCAACTCCCGACGATTTGACCCATGCCACCTTGGCCAAGTTTTTCGACGTGCCTCTGGTTGAGAATCCCGAAATTCTAGAAGATATTCGCCAGAAATATGCCCAACGGGGCCGGGAACTGACCCCCGGTAACCGCAAACAAGCCCTGATTCCCCAGGGGGCTGACATTCTGACTAACGAAATTGGGACGGCCCCCGGTATTATCTGGCAACCTCGCCCCGGTCTGACCCTGCTGACGTTCCCTGGGGTGCCATCGGAACTCAAGCCCATGTGGAACCAGGTGGCCATTCCCTACCTGCGCAGTCAGGGATGGGGCCAGGAAGTGATCTACTCACGGGTGCTCAAGTATTGGGGGATTGCTGAATCAGCCCTAGCGGAAAAAGCCAACGCCTACCTCTATCTGCAAAATCCTACCGTTGCCCCCTACGCTAACCACGGGGAAGTGAAACTGCGGATTACGGCCAGGGCGGCATCTGAGGCAGAAGCGATCGCCTTAATTGCTCCCGTCGAGCAACAACTGCGGCAACTGGGCGGCATGGACTACGTTGGGGCTGATGCCGAAACCTTAGCCTCGGTCGTGGGCCGCTTTCTCCAGGAAGCCCAGGAAACCGTGGCTGTGGCCGAATCCTGTACCGGCGGTGGGCTGGGACAACGCATCACGACGGTCCCAGGCAGTTCTGCTTACTTTATGGGGGGGATTCTGGCCTACGATAATGCCGTGAAAACCCAACTTCTGGGGGTGGATGCCGAACGATTGGCGGCAGAAGGGGCGGTGAGCCATGTGGTCGCCCAGCAGATGGCCCAAGGGGTACAGTCCTTGTTGCAAACGACGTGGGGTTTGAGCATTACCGGGATTGCGGGACCAGGGGGTGGCACCGCCAGTAAACCCGTTGGCCTAGTGTATGTTGGGCTGGCAGGACCGGAGGGCAGTATCCAGAGTTTTGAGTACCAACTAGGTGCCCAGCGCGATCGCGACTGGATTCGCAACCTGAGCGTTAATCATGCCCTCGATCGTTTACGACGGAGCTTGTTACTGCGGCGACAAATTGGGGCATCCTAA
- the purD gene encoding phosphoribosylamine--glycine ligase, giving the protein MKVLVIGSGGREHALCWKLVQSAGVEQVFCLPGNGGTATLERCQNVALKSDDFNAIVQFAQEQGIDLVIVGPELPLSQGISDRLQQAGLLVFGPTQAGAQIESSKAWAKALMQAAGIPTAQAQVFTDAAAAHAYVQAQGVPIVIKADGLAAGKGVTVATTLAMAKTAIDEAMSGKFGAAGRTLVIEECLVGEEVSVLALTDGQTIRPLISAQDHKRIGVGDTGPNTGGMGAYAPVPLMTPALAERVQVEILHPTLQALQARGIDYRGVLYAGLIITPSGVPKVIEFNCRFGDPEIQAILPLLETPLETLCWACAQGSLADLPPIQWRSGASACVVMAAGGYPGDYRQGDIITGLDAAAQTGAVVFHAGTRLNTAVDPPTLVTSGGRVLAVTAVGDTFDQAFDRVYGAIAQIDFADRYYRSDIGYRVR; this is encoded by the coding sequence GTGAAGGTTTTAGTCATTGGTAGTGGTGGGCGGGAACACGCGCTTTGCTGGAAGTTAGTCCAGTCGGCAGGGGTTGAGCAAGTGTTTTGTTTGCCGGGGAATGGGGGAACCGCAACCCTCGAGCGCTGTCAGAATGTGGCGCTCAAAAGTGATGATTTTAACGCGATCGTCCAGTTTGCCCAGGAACAGGGGATCGATTTAGTGATCGTGGGGCCGGAACTGCCCCTCTCCCAGGGGATCAGCGATCGCCTGCAACAGGCCGGTTTGTTAGTCTTTGGCCCTACCCAGGCCGGTGCCCAGATCGAGTCGAGTAAAGCTTGGGCCAAGGCCCTGATGCAGGCGGCGGGGATTCCCACCGCCCAGGCCCAGGTCTTTACCGATGCGGCGGCGGCCCATGCCTATGTCCAGGCCCAGGGGGTTCCGATCGTGATCAAGGCTGATGGGTTAGCAGCGGGGAAGGGAGTGACCGTGGCCACGACCCTGGCGATGGCGAAGACGGCTATTGATGAAGCCATGTCGGGGAAATTTGGCGCAGCGGGGCGAACGCTAGTAATTGAAGAGTGCCTCGTGGGCGAAGAGGTCTCGGTGCTAGCCCTCACCGATGGCCAAACGATCCGACCGCTGATTAGCGCCCAGGATCATAAGCGAATTGGCGTTGGCGATACGGGACCCAATACGGGGGGGATGGGAGCCTATGCCCCGGTCCCGCTGATGACCCCTGCCCTGGCTGAGCGGGTGCAAGTCGAAATTTTGCACCCCACCCTCCAGGCCCTGCAAGCACGCGGGATCGACTATCGGGGGGTTCTCTATGCAGGTCTGATCATTACGCCCAGCGGGGTGCCGAAGGTAATTGAGTTTAACTGCCGCTTTGGGGATCCGGAAATCCAGGCGATCTTACCCCTGCTGGAGACCCCCCTGGAAACCCTCTGTTGGGCCTGTGCCCAGGGTAGTCTTGCCGATTTGCCCCCCATTCAGTGGCGATCGGGGGCATCGGCCTGTGTGGTTATGGCCGCTGGGGGCTATCCCGGTGATTACCGTCAGGGAGATATCATTACGGGGCTAGACGCCGCTGCCCAAACTGGAGCCGTGGTCTTCCATGCCGGGACGCGGCTAAATACCGCAGTTGATCCCCCCACACTGGTCACCAGTGGGGGACGGGTCCTAGCCGTTACCGCTGTGGGGGATACCTTTGATCAGGCATTTGACCGGGTCTATGGGGCGATCGCCCAAATCGACTTTGCCGATCGCTACTACCGTTCCGACATTGGCTATCGGGTTCGCTAG
- the mdh gene encoding malate dehydrogenase, producing MAIPPPDPSSALPRSLRVSIIGAGRVGSTLAQRIVEKDLADVVLLDIDAGLPQGIALDLLQARGIERHDRKLIGTANYGDTIGSDVVVITAGFPRQPGMDRSDLLRSNAEIVVNAARQVVAYSPNAILLIVTNPLDVMTYLAWKTTGLPSQQVMGMAGVLDSARLQTFISLELGVSSHDVIALVLGGHGDLMVPLPRYCSVGGVPITELMDAATIARLVERTRRGGTEIVELMQKGGAYFAPASSACLMLEAILRNESRLIPVSAYVQGEYGLNDVYIGVPCRLDRRGIVNIVELELSEVERSALHLSAHAIRRDIDQALGLIGHLL from the coding sequence GTGGCTATCCCCCCTCCTGACCCCTCCTCAGCCCTGCCCCGGTCTCTGCGCGTCTCGATTATTGGGGCCGGTCGCGTTGGGAGCACTCTGGCACAACGGATTGTTGAGAAAGACCTCGCGGATGTGGTATTACTCGACATTGATGCGGGTCTGCCCCAAGGGATTGCTCTTGACCTGTTGCAAGCACGCGGCATTGAACGCCACGATCGCAAACTCATCGGCACTGCCAACTACGGCGACACGATCGGCTCCGATGTGGTGGTGATTACCGCCGGCTTTCCGCGTCAGCCGGGCATGGATCGATCGGATCTTCTGCGCAGCAATGCCGAAATTGTGGTCAATGCTGCCCGACAAGTGGTTGCCTATTCCCCTAATGCCATCCTGCTGATCGTCACCAATCCCCTGGATGTCATGACCTACCTGGCCTGGAAAACCACCGGTTTACCCTCTCAGCAAGTGATGGGCATGGCCGGGGTGCTCGACTCCGCCCGTCTACAAACCTTTATTTCCCTAGAACTGGGTGTTTCCAGCCACGATGTCATTGCCCTTGTCCTAGGGGGACATGGGGACTTGATGGTACCCCTGCCCCGCTACTGTTCCGTAGGTGGCGTGCCGATTACCGAGCTAATGGATGCGGCCACGATCGCGCGTCTGGTAGAGCGTACCCGTCGCGGGGGCACCGAGATCGTCGAACTGATGCAAAAAGGAGGGGCCTACTTCGCCCCGGCCTCATCTGCCTGCCTCATGCTAGAGGCCATCCTCCGCAATGAGTCCCGCTTGATCCCTGTATCTGCCTATGTGCAAGGCGAGTATGGGCTAAATGACGTGTATATTGGGGTTCCCTGTCGTCTTGATCGTCGAGGTATTGTCAATATCGTTGAGTTGGAACTCTCCGAGGTTGAGCGATCGGCCCTGCACCTCTCTGCCCATGCCATTCGCCGCGATATTGATCAGGCCCTCGGTCTCATTGGCCATTTGCTTTAG
- a CDS encoding CBS domain-containing protein: MAKSVADVMTHDPITVRPDTPLKEVIKILADRRISGLPVIDAEGKLVGVISETDLMWQEAGVTPPAYIMVLDSVIFLQNPATYERDLHKALGQTVEEVMSREGIITVTPDKPLREAARMMNQHKVHRLPVLDETGRVVGILTRGDIVRAMADEETA; the protein is encoded by the coding sequence ATGGCCAAGTCTGTTGCCGATGTTATGACCCATGATCCGATCACGGTTCGCCCCGACACCCCCCTCAAAGAGGTCATTAAAATTCTGGCCGATCGCCGCATTAGTGGCTTACCCGTCATCGACGCGGAGGGCAAGTTAGTTGGGGTGATCTCGGAAACGGATCTCATGTGGCAGGAAGCGGGGGTGACTCCACCTGCCTATATTATGGTGTTGGATAGCGTCATTTTTCTGCAAAATCCCGCCACCTACGAGCGGGATTTGCACAAGGCCTTGGGGCAAACGGTTGAAGAAGTCATGAGCCGTGAGGGCATTATCACCGTTACTCCCGATAAACCCCTACGGGAGGCGGCACGGATGATGAATCAACATAAGGTCCATCGCCTACCGGTTCTGGATGAAACGGGGCGTGTTGTCGGAATTCTGACGCGGGGGGATATTGTGCGAGCCATGGCAGACGAGGAGACCGCTTGA
- the aroQ gene encoding type II 3-dehydroquinate dehydratase: protein MTSVLVVHGPNLNFLGRREPAIYGATTLDEINQTLIAEGQRLGLAVTAVQSNHEGVLVDYIQSAWNVHQGIVINPGAYTHTSVAIRDAIAAVAIPTVEVHLSNIHQREAFRHHSYIAPVAIGQICGFGADSYRLGLLALAHYLRTHHAA from the coding sequence GTGACCAGTGTCTTAGTTGTTCATGGCCCCAATTTGAATTTTTTAGGGCGGCGTGAACCGGCTATTTATGGGGCCACCACTTTAGATGAGATCAACCAGACCCTGATCGCTGAAGGGCAACGCTTGGGTTTAGCGGTGACAGCCGTCCAGTCTAACCACGAGGGCGTGCTGGTCGATTATATCCAATCCGCTTGGAATGTCCACCAAGGCATTGTGATCAATCCCGGTGCCTATACCCATACGAGCGTGGCGATTCGCGATGCGATCGCGGCAGTAGCGATTCCTACGGTGGAGGTTCACCTGAGTAATATCCACCAGCGAGAAGCTTTTCGTCATCATTCTTATATTGCTCCCGTGGCGATCGGTCAAATTTGTGGCTTCGGGGCTGATAGTTACCGGTTGGGGTTACTGGCTCTCGCCCATTACCTGCGTACCCATCATGCTGCCTAG
- a CDS encoding glycosyltransferase family 4 protein, protein MPTQFYHLVAFLIAGLVVLLTTPIVKKIALKSGRLDLPNGRKVHQRPMVRLGGVSIFLGTLVALLVVWWAGGFGILPPAKDYEIWGVAIGGICFFLIGLADDLFNLSPFTRLLTQVMVATFAWNAGVQIEFLTIPFAQGSLMALPDWVSLPITVTWLVGMANAINWIDGLDGLAAGVSGIAAVTMLIVSLFVNRPEAGLIAAALAGGLLAFLRYNFNPAQIFMGDGGAYFVGFVLAGVGVIGLVKSVTTAAVLLPYVILAVPILDMSAVIIDRLRCGKSPFKADKRHLHHRLLKAGLSHRLTVIFIYSLTLWVGTLALALSGIPSGVAYVIGATALLSYISWQVRKHARQQSS, encoded by the coding sequence ATGCCCACCCAGTTCTATCATCTGGTTGCATTTCTGATCGCGGGACTGGTGGTTCTCCTGACCACCCCGATCGTCAAGAAAATTGCGCTCAAAAGTGGTCGTCTTGATCTCCCCAATGGGCGTAAGGTGCATCAGCGTCCAATGGTTCGTCTGGGGGGGGTTTCAATTTTTCTCGGAACCCTGGTTGCCCTGCTAGTGGTCTGGTGGGCAGGTGGCTTTGGGATCCTGCCCCCGGCCAAGGATTATGAAATTTGGGGAGTTGCGATCGGCGGCATTTGCTTTTTCCTGATTGGTTTAGCCGATGACCTCTTTAACCTGTCTCCCTTCACCCGCCTGTTGACCCAGGTGATGGTTGCCACGTTCGCCTGGAATGCGGGGGTGCAAATTGAATTCCTCACGATCCCCTTTGCCCAGGGTAGCCTGATGGCTCTGCCTGATTGGGTCAGCCTGCCCATTACCGTTACCTGGCTAGTGGGGATGGCCAATGCCATTAACTGGATCGACGGGTTAGATGGTCTGGCCGCTGGGGTTTCTGGCATTGCCGCAGTGACAATGCTGATTGTCAGCCTGTTTGTCAACCGTCCCGAAGCTGGTTTAATCGCAGCCGCCCTTGCAGGGGGGTTGCTCGCTTTCCTGCGCTATAACTTCAATCCTGCCCAGATTTTTATGGGGGATGGGGGCGCCTATTTTGTGGGTTTTGTCCTTGCGGGCGTTGGGGTAATTGGCCTAGTCAAGAGCGTCACCACAGCGGCGGTGTTGCTGCCCTACGTGATTCTGGCGGTTCCGATTCTTGATATGTCAGCGGTGATTATCGATCGTCTGCGGTGTGGTAAATCCCCCTTCAAAGCCGATAAACGCCACCTGCACCATCGATTATTGAAGGCGGGGTTATCCCATCGCTTGACGGTTATCTTCATCTATTCGCTTACCCTTTGGGTCGGAACCCTAGCCTTAGCCCTGTCAGGAATCCCCAGCGGCGTTGCCTATGTGATTGGGGCCACTGCTTTGCTGAGCTACATCAGTTGGCAAGTGCGTAAACATGCCCGCCAACAGAGTAGTTAA
- a CDS encoding NB-ARC domain-containing protein codes for MNSSDFVVFLRQEARKCRVSNAELAALELALENHSSEEIARKLGISPAAARQRLSEVYRKFQVEGRGPVKLRNLMQRLNTQFKDLAATMPTVMAAPAEPVEVGRSWEEMPPIVSHFYGREPELTMLQHAIIQERTPLVGLVGLPGIGKTTLAAKLAEDLKSTFEHVIWRTLNQPIPLLSFLNNLLQSFKEPSDLQVPSVQAGLEQLLVYLEQQPTLLILDNFDVLLRPGDPHGRYQSGCEGYGQLIRAIAKRDHASCLILTSHAETVELVNLERRQLAVILKLEGLSPEAAQSMLSERGLKGEAKTYQQLIDRYRSNPLQLEDVATIIQNVFDGDVAQFIGLDTTIVDTTYRKVLDQYFNYLTDLEVVVVHALAQADQPIGIQAIKEQASKDLATSEVIEALEQLSNRSLLEKKRGRGQGELLFTLQPVIRKYVRKYRMSAAGI; via the coding sequence GTGAATTCTTCAGACTTCGTCGTCTTTCTCAGACAGGAAGCCCGCAAGTGCCGGGTTTCCAATGCCGAACTGGCTGCCTTGGAGCTTGCGCTAGAGAATCACTCAAGCGAGGAGATTGCCCGTAAACTGGGGATTAGCCCCGCCGCCGCCCGTCAACGCTTGAGCGAGGTGTATCGGAAGTTTCAGGTGGAGGGACGTGGTCCGGTGAAGCTTCGGAACTTGATGCAGCGGTTGAATACGCAATTTAAGGACCTAGCGGCCACGATGCCGACGGTTATGGCTGCGCCCGCGGAACCGGTGGAAGTAGGGCGTAGTTGGGAGGAGATGCCGCCGATCGTCAGCCATTTCTACGGTCGGGAACCAGAACTGACGATGCTTCAGCATGCGATTATCCAGGAGCGTACGCCGTTGGTGGGGTTGGTGGGACTCCCAGGGATTGGTAAAACAACGCTGGCGGCAAAGCTGGCAGAAGACTTGAAGTCAACGTTTGAACACGTGATCTGGCGAACGTTGAACCAGCCGATCCCGTTGCTGAGCTTCTTGAATAATTTGCTACAAAGCTTCAAAGAGCCTTCGGATCTGCAAGTACCTTCGGTGCAGGCGGGTTTGGAGCAATTGCTGGTGTATTTGGAACAACAGCCAACCTTGCTGATCCTGGATAATTTTGATGTGCTGTTGCGTCCGGGTGATCCGCATGGTCGCTATCAGTCGGGTTGTGAGGGGTATGGCCAGTTGATCCGGGCGATCGCGAAGCGGGATCATGCCAGTTGTTTGATCCTCACTAGCCATGCTGAAACCGTTGAACTGGTGAATTTGGAACGGCGTCAGTTGGCAGTGATACTAAAGTTGGAGGGGCTGAGTCCGGAAGCTGCCCAGTCGATGTTGAGTGAGCGGGGCCTGAAAGGGGAGGCCAAAACCTATCAACAGTTGATCGATCGCTACCGCAGCAATCCTTTGCAACTGGAAGATGTGGCCACGATTATCCAGAATGTATTTGATGGTGATGTGGCTCAGTTTATTGGTTTAGATACGACGATCGTGGATACAACGTATCGTAAAGTGTTGGATCAGTATTTTAACTATTTGACGGATCTGGAAGTTGTCGTTGTTCATGCTCTGGCACAGGCCGATCAACCGATCGGGATTCAAGCGATTAAGGAGCAGGCCTCTAAGGATTTAGCAACTTCGGAGGTGATTGAAGCCTTAGAGCAGTTGAGCAATCGCTCTTTGTTAGAGAAAAAGCGGGGGCGGGGCCAGGGTGAGTTGCTGTTCACGCTGCAACCGGTCATCCGCAAATATGTTCGTAAGTATCGGATGTCGGCGGCGGGTATCTAG